CGTGCGAACCGGCCGTCCGGACCAACGGAGCGGACCTGCCGAGCGGACCAGTGCAGCCCACCGGCGGAGCGGACCGGGGTGCCGCGCACACGGTCCGCACCGGTACCGTGTGCAACCGTGACCCTCGCCCCGATGACTCCACTGGCGGCCATGCCCAGCCCCAGCACCGCCGTCTGGCAGCTCGGTCCGGTTCCGATCCGGGCGTACGCGCTCTGCATCATTCTCGGCATCGTGGTGGCCTGCGTGGTCACCGAGTACCGGTTGCGCCGTCGTGGCGTCGCGCCGGGCGCAGTGCTCGACATCGCCGTCTGGGCGGTGCCGGCCGGCATCATCGGCGCCCGGATCTACCATGTGATCACCTCGCCGGAGAAATACTTCGGTGCTGACGGTCAGCCGCTCAAGGCGTTCGCCATCTGGGAGGGCGGTCTCGGTATCTGGGGCGCGGTGGCCGGCGGCGCGGTCGGCGCCTGGCTCGCCGCCCGACAGCTCGGCATCCCGCTCACCGTGGTGGCCGACGCGCTGGCACCGGGAATGCCGCTGGCACAGGCCGTGGGCCGGCTCGGCAACTGGTTCAACAACGAGTTGTACGGCGGTCGGACCAGCCTGCCCTGGGGTCTCGAGGTGCACGTGATGGACCCGGACAATCCCGGGCACGCGCTGCGCGACGACGCCGGCAGCCCGGTTCTGCAACCGGGGCTCTACCACCCGACGTTCCTCTACGAGTTGCTCTGGAACGTGGGTGTCGCCGCGTTTGTGCTGGTCCTCGACCGTAAGCTGCGGCTCGGCCGGGGCCGGGCGTTCGCGCTCTACGTGATGGGCTACACGGCGGGCCGGTTCTGGATCGAGCTGATGCGTACCGACGAGGCCAACCACATCCTCGGCGTCCGGCTCAACGTCTGGACCGCGGCGCTCGTCTTCCTCGGCGCGCTCGCCTACTTCCTCCGGACCCGCGGCCCGCGCGAATACCTCGTCCCGGTGGGCGAGCCGACCGCGTCGGTGACGCCGGACGGCGATGTGTCCCAGGTCGACCTCTCCGCCCGGGAGGGCGCGGCGGCGACGGTGGCGCCCGAGGGTTACCGGGTGGTGACCGAGGAGCAGTTCCGGGCGTACCGGGAGAACGGCGAACTGCCCCCGGCGGACCCGGCGGCGACCGGCGGCCCCACAGCCGGCGACGCCGCGACCCCTGACGACGGAGCCGGCGGCGCGACCGACCGCACCACGGTGACCGACGCCGAGCGCGCCGACGCCGAGCGCGCCGAGGTCGAGCGGGCCGACGTCGAGCGGGCCGACGTCGAGCGGGCCGACGTCGAGCGGGCCGACGCCGAGCGGGCCGACGCCGGCGGGCGCCCGGTGGACCGGGACAGCTGAGCGGGGGCGTCATGCGCAGCGCGGTGGTGGTCGGCGCCGGACTCGGTGGGATGGCGACGGCCGGCGTGCTGGCCCGCTCCGGGTGGCGGGTCACGCTGCTGGAACGCGCCGACCGCGTTCGGCCCGAGGCGACCGCCGTGGTGCTCTGGCCGAACGGGGTACGCGCGCTGCGCGCCCTCGGCCTCGGCGACGGGCTGGACGCGATCGCCACCCCGCTGCCCGACGGGGGGATCCGCCGCCCGGACGGGCAGTGGCTGGTGCAACCCCGGCCGACCTCGGCCGATCGAATGCCGGTGGTGGTGCACCGGGAGGATCTGCACGACGCGCTCATCGCCGGGCTGGGCGAGCGGGTGGAGCTGCGCACCGGGGTGAGCGTGCGGAGCGTACGCGCGGTGGCCGGCGAGCGACCCGCGGTGGGTGACGGCCGGCACACCTTCGAGGCCGACCTGGTGGTGGCCGCCGACGGCACGGACAGCGAGATCCGGCGGCAGCTCGCCCCGGAGACCGCCGTGGTGAGCTCCGGTTGCGCCGCCTGGCGGGCGGTCATCCCCTGGTACCAAGCCCCACAACTGCCCGACGACCAGCCGGTGCACGGCGAGACGCTCGGTGCCGGCTACCGGTTCGTGGCCGCCTCGCTCGGCGAGCGCGGCGGTGCCGGCGCCTCCCGTCGGGGCGGCATCTACTGGGTGGCCACCGCCGCGGGCGCGCCCCGCCCCGAGCCGCCGGAGATCCAGCTCGCCCTGCTCAAGCGGTGGTTCGCGGGCTGGCCCGCGCCGATCGCCACCCTGCTGGAGGCGACTGACCCGGCCGACGTGGTGCAGCAGGAGGTGCGGGAGCTGCGTCCGCTGCCCCGGGCGTACGGCTTTCCGGCCGGCCCGGGCGGTGTGGTGCTGCTCGGCGACGCCGCGCACGCCATGCCGCCGCACCTCGGGCAGGGCGCCTGCCTCGCGTTCGAGGACGCGGCCACGCTCGCCGGGCTGCTCCGCGAGGCGCGGCTGCCGGATGCGGTGACCGCGTACGACCGGTTGCGTCGGCCCCGCGCGGCCACCATGGTCCGGCAGACCCGCCGGATGTCGGCGGTGCTCCAGACCCGGGGGCGGCTGGCGCTGCGCGCCCGGGAC
The genomic region above belongs to Micromonospora sp. WMMD1128 and contains:
- the lgt gene encoding prolipoprotein diacylglyceryl transferase produces the protein MTLAPMTPLAAMPSPSTAVWQLGPVPIRAYALCIILGIVVACVVTEYRLRRRGVAPGAVLDIAVWAVPAGIIGARIYHVITSPEKYFGADGQPLKAFAIWEGGLGIWGAVAGGAVGAWLAARQLGIPLTVVADALAPGMPLAQAVGRLGNWFNNELYGGRTSLPWGLEVHVMDPDNPGHALRDDAGSPVLQPGLYHPTFLYELLWNVGVAAFVLVLDRKLRLGRGRAFALYVMGYTAGRFWIELMRTDEANHILGVRLNVWTAALVFLGALAYFLRTRGPREYLVPVGEPTASVTPDGDVSQVDLSAREGAAATVAPEGYRVVTEEQFRAYRENGELPPADPAATGGPTAGDAATPDDGAGGATDRTTVTDAERADAERAEVERADVERADVERADVERADAERADAGGRPVDRDS
- a CDS encoding NAD(P)/FAD-dependent oxidoreductase, which gives rise to MRSAVVVGAGLGGMATAGVLARSGWRVTLLERADRVRPEATAVVLWPNGVRALRALGLGDGLDAIATPLPDGGIRRPDGQWLVQPRPTSADRMPVVVHREDLHDALIAGLGERVELRTGVSVRSVRAVAGERPAVGDGRHTFEADLVVAADGTDSEIRRQLAPETAVVSSGCAAWRAVIPWYQAPQLPDDQPVHGETLGAGYRFVAASLGERGGAGASRRGGIYWVATAAGAPRPEPPEIQLALLKRWFAGWPAPIATLLEATDPADVVQQEVRELRPLPRAYGFPAGPGGVVLLGDAAHAMPPHLGQGACLAFEDAATLAGLLREARLPDAVTAYDRLRRPRAATMVRQTRRMSAVLQTRGRLALRARDAALGTISPRMRNTAAAAADAWQPPS